The following proteins are encoded in a genomic region of Peromyscus eremicus chromosome 14, PerEre_H2_v1, whole genome shotgun sequence:
- the Gpr135 gene encoding G-protein coupled receptor 135 — protein sequence MEEPARPPGRPPASVALPGSAHPGGAVSTATAAALSFSAVATVTLGNQSDAGRPEAAGPRGPAPLLWHGAAVAAQALVLLLIFLLSSLGNCAVMGVIVKHRQLRTVTNAFILSLSLSDLLTALLCLPAAFLDLFAPPGDSGPWRSFCAASRFFSSCFGIVSTFSVALISLDRYCAIVRPPRDKLGRRRALQLLAGAWLAALGFSLPWELLRAPREPPAPQSFHRCLYRTSPDPAQLGAAYSVGLVVACYLLPFLLMCFCRYHICKTVRLSDVRVRPMTTYARVLRFFSEVRTATTVLIMIIFVICCWGPYCFLVLLAATRQGQATQAPSLLNVVAVWLTWANGAINPVIYAIRNPNISMLLGRNREEGYRTRNMDAFFPSQGLGLQARSRNRLQNGCASRLGACSRMPSSNPASGAGGEVVMWARKNPVLLFFGEGPPDPVMAVGKQHKSETGDSSL from the coding sequence ATGGAGGAGCCGGCTCGGCCCCCCGGCCGGCCTCCCGCGAGCGTGGCCTTACCAGGCAGCGCGCATCCGGGCGGGGCGGTTTCCACGGCCACCGCGGCCGCGCTGTCCTTCAGCGCCGTAGCCACGGTAACGCTGGGAAACCAGAGCGATGCGGGCCGGCCGGAGGCGGCGGGGCCACGGGGACCCGCGCCGCTGCTGTGGCACGGGGCGGCGGTGGCCGCCCAGGCGCTCGTGCTCCTGCTCATCTTCCTGCTGTCTAGCCTGGGCAACTGCGCCGTGATGGGGGTGATCGTGAAGCACCGGCAGCTGCGCACGGTCACCAACGCTTTCATCCTGTCGTTGTCCCTGTCGGACCTGCTCACCGCGCTGCTCTGTCTACCCGCCGCCTTCCTAGACCTGTTCGCGCCCCCGGGAGACTCGGGGCCCTGGCGCAGCTTCTGCGCCGCCAGCCGCTTCTTCAGTTCGTGCTTTGGCATCGTGTCCACGTTCAGCGTGGCGCTCATCTCGCTGGACCGCTACTGCGCCATCGTGCGGCCGCCGCGCGACAAACTGGGCCGGCGGCGCGCGCTGCAGCTGCTGGCCGGTGCGTGGCTGGCTGCCCTCGGCTTCTCCCTGCCCTGGGAGCTGCTTCGGGCGCCCCGGGAGCCCCCGGCTCCGCAGAGCTTCCACCGCTGCCTTTACCGGACCTCTCCAGACCCCGCGCAGCTGGGCGCCGCCTACAGCGTGGGGTTGGTGGTGGCCTGCTACCTGCTGCCCTTCCTGCTGATGTGCTTCTGCCGCTACCACATCTGCAAGACCGTGCGCCTGTCGGACGTGCGCGTGCGGCCGATGACCACCTACGCGCGCGTGCTGCGCTTCTTCAGCGAGGTGCGCACGGCCACCACCGTGCTCATCATGATTATCTTCGTCATCTGCTGCTGGGGCCCCTACTGCTTCCTGGTGCTTCTGGCTGCGACTCGGCAGGGTCAGGCCACTCAGGCCCCCTCGCTGCTCAATGTGGTGGCTGTCTGGCTGACGTGGGCCAATGGGGCTATCAACCCTGTCATCTATGCCATCCGCAACCCCAACATTTCTATGCTCCTAGGGCGCAACCGTGAGGAGGGGTACAGGACTAGGAACATGGATGCTTTTTTTCCCAGCCAAGGCCTAGGTTTGCAGGCCAGAAGCCGCAATCGTCTTCAAAATGGCTGTGCCAGCAGGTTAGGGGCTTGTAGCAGGATGCCTTCCTCCAACCCGGCTAGCGGGGCAGGAGGGGAAGTGGTCATGTGGGCTCGCAAAAACCCAGTTCTGCTCTTCTTTGGAGAGGGACCACCAGATCCGGTTATGGCAGTTGGCAAACAGCACAAATCTGAAACCGGGGACAGTAGCCTCTAA
- the L3hypdh gene encoding trans-3-hydroxy-L-proline dehydratase, with protein sequence MEAALPVARVPPHDPKTPALSVVDMHTGGEPLRIVYAGCPEVAGPTLLAKRRYMRHHLDYVRRRLVFEPRGHRDMYGAVLVPSELPEAHLGVLFLHNEGYSSMCGHAVLALGRFALDFGLVPAPPEGARETQVNIHCPCGLVAAFVACEGGRSCGPVRFHSVPAFVLASDLTVDVPGHGKVVMDIAYGGAFYAFVSAEKLGLDVSSAKTRDLVEAASTVTEAVKAQFKINHPESEDLGFLYGTILTDGKDVYSEEPTTNICVFADEQVDRSPTGSGVTARIALQYHKGLLQLNQTRTFRSSATGSVFTGRALRESKCGDFKAVVVEVAGQAHYTGTASLTVEEDDPLRDGFLLK encoded by the exons ATGGAGGCGGCGCTGCCAGTGGCCCGGGTGCCCCCGCACGACCCCAAGACCCCCGCACTGTCGGTGGTGGACATGCACACAGGCGGAGAGCCCTTGCGCATCGTGTACGCCGGGTGTCCGGAGGTAGCCGGGCCCACGTTGCTGGCCAAGCGGCGCTACATGCGTCACCACCTCGACTACGTGCGGCGGCGGCTCGTATTCGAGCCCCGCGGCCATCGGGACATGTACGGAGCGGTCCTGGTGCCCAGCGAGCTGCCCGAGGCGCACCTGGGAGTCTTGTTCCTGCACAACGAAGGCTACAGCTCCATGTGCGGCCACGCGGTGCTGGCGCTAGGCCGCTTCGCGCTTGACTTCGGACTGGTGCCCGCTCCCCCTGAAGGCGCCCGGGAGACCCAGGTCAACATTCACTGTCCGTGCGGGCTGGTGGCCGCCTTCGTGGCATGTGAAGGTGGCCGCAGTTGCGGCCCTGTGCGCTTCCACAGCGTCCCAGCCTTCGTCCTAGCCTCAG ACCTCACAGTGGATGTTCCCGGACATGGAAAGGTGGTGATGGACATTGCGTATGGTGGGGCATTTTATGCTTTTGTTAGTGCAGAAAAATTGGGACTTGATGTGTCGTCTGCAAAGACGAGGGACCTTGTGGAGGCCGCGAGCACGGTGACAGAGGCCGTGAAAGCCCAG TTTAAAATCAACCATCCCGAGAGTGAAGACCTTGGTTTTCTGTATGGCACTATTTTAACAGACGGAAAAGATGTCTACAGCGAGGAGCCTACCACCAACATCTGTGTCTTTGCAGATGAACAG GTCGACAGAAGCCCCACGGGCTCGGGAGTGACAGCCCGAATTGCTCTGCAGTATCACAAGGGCCTTCTGCAACTGAACCAGACCAGAACCTTCAGAAGTAGTGCCACAGGCTCAGTGTTCACGGGGCGTGCTCTGAGG GAATCCAAGTGTGGGGACTTCAAAGCCGTCGTAGTGGAAGTCGCAGGACAAGCCCATTACACAGGGACAGCCAGCCTGACCGTGGAAGAGGATGACCCGCTGAGGGATGGCTTTCTTCTCAAGTGA